A single window of Clostridia bacterium DNA harbors:
- the rpsQ gene encoding 30S ribosomal protein S17: MANGTSGRGHRKTRVGTVVSNKMDKTVVVAVETLATHPLYGKRVRRTKKFKAHDEANECQVGDRVRIEETRPLSREKRWRVTQILERAK; this comes from the coding sequence ATGGCGAACGGAACGAGCGGCCGCGGCCACCGGAAGACTCGCGTCGGCACGGTGGTCAGCAACAAGATGGACAAAACCGTGGTCGTCGCCGTCGAGACGCTGGCCACCCACCCTCTCTACGGCAAGCGCGTGCGCCGCACCAAGAAGTTCAAGGCGCACGATGAAGCCAACGAGTGCCAGGTGGGCGATCGGGTGCGCATCGAGGAAACGCGTCCCCTTTCGCGCGAGAAGCGCTGGCGCGTGACCCAAATTCTGGAACGGGCCAAGTAA
- the rpmC gene encoding 50S ribosomal protein L29: protein MKARDIAELTDEELARKVLDLKAELFNLRFQKATGQLDNPMRLREVRRDIARVLTIQRQRELRRQQGRG, encoded by the coding sequence GTGAAGGCTAGGGACATCGCGGAGTTGACCGATGAAGAGCTGGCCCGGAAGGTGCTCGATCTGAAGGCGGAGCTCTTCAACCTGCGGTTCCAGAAGGCCACGGGCCAGCTTGACAACCCGATGCGCCTGCGCGAGGTGCGCCGCGACATCGCGCGCGTGTTGACGATCCAGCGGCAGCGTGAGCTCCGCCGGCAGCAGGGGAGGGGGTAA